TGGCGACCCAGAGGTGGGAGTTGTCGACGGGGATATCGAGTCGATTGTCCTCGAACGAGTCGCGCTGCTGGCGGTCGAACAGTAGCAATCACACTCGATTTTTGAACCCCCGTGTTTCGACTGGAAAGCTGTTAGGTGTAGTGAATTCGACGGAAAAGACGGAGTATAGTTCCACCAGGATTCGAACCTGGGTCGTTGCCCCCAGAAGGCAACAGGATTGGCCACTACCCCATGGAACTTCGCGCACTCGAAGGAAGCGGGTGAGTTTACAAAACCGTGTCGGTTCGACAGTCGACTGTGTCGCCGACCCACGGCTCGATGGCACACGGCTCGACCGAATCACCATCTATTAGGTCGACAGCGAGCCACCACTCTGTATGTACATCGGACGCTTCATCGTCGTCGGCCCGGGACTCGGTGCCTACCGCGTCTCGTCGCGCTCGTTCCCGAACCGCCAGATTACCGACCGGGACGGCCTGCTAACCGTCGGTCCAACGTCCGACGCACCCGAAACCGACAACCCATACGTCGGCTACAACTGCGTGCGAACGGTCGACGGACCAGCGACTGACGGCGAGGTTGCGGTCGTCGGCAACGGCTCCCATGTCGACCCCATCGCCGAAAAGCTGGACCTCGGCTACCCGCCACGGGACGCGCTGGCGGCGAGCCTGCTCGCACTCGACTACGAGAAAGACGACTACAACACCCCCCGGATCGCCGGTGTTGTCGCCACCGACGAAGCGTATATCGGCACTGTGCGCCACGACGCGCTGCTCGTCAAACGAGTCACGGAGCCAACGCTCGTGGCGACCTACGAGGAGAACAGCCCGACAGCCCACGAACTGAAAGCGTCGGATGCCGCCGGTGCTGCGGCAGAAGTTTATAAGGCCGACTACGAACACGCGGTCTGTGCAGCCGGTGTAACGGTCGACGCCGACGGTGCGACCTACGCCATCGAGAACGGCGAGTAGCGACCAGTTTTAAAAAGGCGAGTAGCGCCAATCAGTCGACGAGATCGTCGACGACAGCTGTCCCCACGCGAACCGCGTTTTCGATGCCGAGATCGAACACGTCGGCCTCGATGCTCGTGGTTGGATCGCCGCCCGCTGGCTCCCGGTCGAAGTTGGCTGCTGCGCGGATGTTTATATACTGATCGAGCAGGCCGAACCGTTCGAGCGCCGTGGCGGTCCCGGCATCCTCCATCTCCGTGGTGACGAACCCGTCGACGCCGTAGGAGTCGCAGAGCGCGTCGACCTGTGCGGCGGTGGCCTCGCCGTGGTACACTTCGTCGCCGCAGACGGTCGTGCCGACGTCGACTTCGGGTGTTCGGCTGTCGTCGTACTGCTGGCGGATCTCGGCTGCGCGGTCGCTGTCGGCCAGCCGCACCTCGCGGGCGGCCGTTAGCGCGCGGTCGACGAGACCCTCGTCGAGCTGCCAGACGTACTCGCCGGTGAGCCACTGCATCCGCCCCGTCGTCTCGCCGATCCGGAGTTTGATGTCCCAGTCGACCACCCGGTCGGCGACGAATACCGAACCAAGGGTTCCGGCGGCGGGTCGACAACCGGCGATCCCGACGGTGAGGAGTGTTGCCTCGTCGAGCGCAACGTCGTCGCCCGCCGCAAGCGCGCTGACGGTTGTGGCCGCGGCGCTTTTGCCGATGCCGGTCGGCGCGAGAGTCAGCCCAGCGTCGGTCGCGTGGTAGATCGGGTGGTCGACGCCAGCGACGTCGAGCTCGCGGTCGAACACGTAGCGGTCGAGCCACGGCTCGACCTCGCTTGCCTCGCCGGTATACTCTGCCTCGGTGAACGCTGGAAACACCACGACAGCCGGATGGAGCGTCATAGCTGTCGTTCCGCAGTGAGAGAAAAGAGGCTGTCGACCCAGCGAAACAATCGTGAAATATTTACTCAAATATTAGTAAATTTTTTACGTAGACGCTCCAACACGACAGTATGGGCAGAGCAAAGAGCGACGCAGCGACAGTCGACAGGGCAGCGATCAACCGGGCACCCCTCTGGGAGAACCGATGAGTCTCGAAACGGTGCTTGTGACGGTTGAGGAGGCCAAGACAGCACAGCTCGACGAGCTCGTCGAGACGGCCATCGACATCGCGGGGCCAGCCGGGGCCACCGTCGTTCTGGCACGTGTCTTTTCGAGCGAAGCATACGAGGACGCCCGCGAGCGGCTCCAGTTCGACCCCAACAGCGAGGTCACACCCAGTGTGGTCGCCAAGCGAAACGTGACCATCCGAGAACTGGGCGACACGCTGGCCGACGCTGGGGTCGACTCCACGGTCGAGGCCCGCCTCAGCAACGGCGAGAGTGACGGCGACCGACTCGCCGAACTGGCCGACGAAATCGACGCCGACCTCGCTATCATCGGCGGGCGCGGACGGACCCCCGCGGGCAAGGCCGTCTTCGGGTCGACTGCACAGACGCTCATGCTGACTGGGCCCTGTCCGGTGACGTTCGTCCGGAACGAGTAGCTACCTCGGCTCGAAACGGGCTATATTTTCACCCACTCGCCTCGTTCGTCGGCGCGTTCGATCCCGTCGAGGACCGTCTGGACGTCGAGGGCGTCCTGGAACGACGGCGAGAAGTTCGACTGATCGGCGACCGCCGAGAGGAACTCGTCGTTTTCGTGGACGAAACTGTGTTCCCAGCCGATGGTGTGGCCCGGCGGCCACCAGTGGTCGACGTAGGGGTCGGTTTCGTCGGTGACGAGGACGGTTTCGTACCCCCGGTTGTCACCGGTTAGGACTTCGAGTTCGTTGAGCCGTTCTAAGGAGAACTTCAGGCTGCCCGCCGAGCCGTGGATCTCGATGGTGTGGTCGTTCTTGTGGCCGGTGGCGAACCGCGAAGCCTCGAAGCTGCCGACCGCGCCGGTTTCGAACTCGGCTTGAGCGGTGTAGGCGTCGTCGACGGTCACTGGTCGGTACTCCTCGATAGCTCCCGCGTCGTCGTACACTGGGCGTTCGTCGACAAACGTTTCGAGGTGCCCTGAGACGCGTTCGATTCCCCCTACCTGGTCGCCGACGAGGAAGCGCGCGAGGTCGACGGTGTGGGCTCCGAGATCGCCGAGCGCGCCGGAGCCGGCGAGATCGGCATCCATCCGCCAGGCCCACTCGGCCTCGGGGTCGACGAGCCAGTCTTGGAGGTACCGTCCCCGGACATGGCGGATCTCGCCGAGCTCGCCCGACTCGATCAGCCGCTTGGCGTACTGGATCGCGGGCAAAAACCGGTAGTTGAACGCACAGCCTGCCGGCACGTCGGCATCGGCCGCGGCGGCGGCCATCGCTTCGGCGGCCTCCAGCGTCGGTGCAAGTGGTTTCTCACAGAGCACCGCGGTGCCAGCTTCGAGGGCCGCAATCGAGGGCTCGGCGTGGAGGTGGTTCGGGCCGAGATTGTAGAACACGTCGACTTCCTCAATCACGTCTTCCCAGTCGGTCGCCGTGTGGGCGAAGCCGAACTGATCGGCGGCCTCGGCGAGGGCATCCTCGTTGCGACCAATGAGCGTGTGGCGTTCGATCTCGGGAGCCTCGGGGAAAAACATCGGCAGGCGAGCAAGCGCGTTCGAGTGGGCTCTGCCCATAAACCGGTAGCCGAGCATCCCGATTTTCAGTGGTTCGGACATGGATTACTCCGCCCAGTAGGCATCACCGGGTGTGGTTTCGAACATGGCCCGCGAGAGGACGTCGACGGCCTTTTCGAGGCCCTCTTTCGAGGTGGTTAGCGAGTCCTCGTGTTCGATAGAGAGTGCGCCCTCGTAGCCGACCATCCGGAGCGTCGAGACGACGTCCTTCCAGTGACCCTCGCCGTGCCCGTAGCCGATCGAGCGGAACAGCCACGAGCGATTGGCCTCGTCGGTGTAGTCGGTGGTATCGAGGACGCCCTTCTCGCGGGCCTGTGGCTCGTAGATCTTGGTGTCTTTGGCGTGGAAATGGTGGATCGCATCCTCGTCGCCAAGGAGCCGGATCGCGTCAGTGACACTGATTCCCTGCCAGTAGAGATGGGAGGGATCGAAGTTGGCACCGATACGCCCGTTTGTCAGCTCGCGGAGTTTGAGCATCCCGTGAGGTTCGTAGACCAACATATTGGGGTGCATCTCGATAGCGATGTCGACGCCCTGCTCGTCGGCGAACTCGGCGAGTTCGGTCCAGTAGTTTTCGGCAACGGTCCACTGGTAGTCGTGAGCATCAGCGTGTTCGACCGGCCACGGGGCTGTAACCCAATTTGGGACCTCGTCGTTCGGCCCGCCCGCCGGGAGGCCCGAAAAGCAGGTGACCGTATTCACGTCGAGCTGGGCGGCCAGCTCGATGGCTTCCCGAAGTTCGGTATCGGCCTCCGCAGCGCGCTCCTCGTCGGGATGCAGCGGGTTGTTGTGGGTCGCCAACGCGCTAATCGAGAGGTCGTGTTCGTCGAGCAGGTCGAGCAGTTCGGCCTGTGCCTCGGCGTTGTCGAGGGTGGCCGTCCGGTCGACGTGGTCGTCGCCGGGATAGCCGCCGACGCCGAGTTCGACGCAGTCGACGCCGATCTCGGCGAGATACTCGAAGGTCTCTTCACGGGACTGATTACCAAAGGGGACTGTTAGTACACCAAGCTCCATACACAAATCAACTACAACACCCCGAATAAATGTTTATGAAAGACTTATAGGATGTATGAAATATGTGTGTGCTGTGTATCCGTCAGCAAGGAGCCCGGTGGTCGAATAGCGTCAGTACCTCAGCAGTGGGTCTCCTTATTTAGGTGAGAGGGCTGGGACGGAGTCGGTGTTCAGCGAGACGGCCTCGCCCTGTTCGGACGACCGGTAGATGGCGTCGATGACACGCTGGACGGCGAGTCCCTCGTCGACCGTGTTGCGCTCGGGTGGGGTTCCCGCCGCGACGTGGTCGAGGAAGTAGCCTACTTCGGCTTTGTGGGTGTCGCTGTTTTGGGTCTGGATCTCGGCGTCAGTCAGATGGTCGCGTCCGGCCTTACTGCCCTCGTGAATCGTGAGTTCGTGGCTCGCGCGGTCGAACGTGGCTCCGGCTTCGGTACCCCGAAGTACGAACTCGTCGTTGGTCGGCCGGTTGACCGCCCAGGCGACATCCAGCGAGATCGTCTGGCCTGCCTCGGTCCGAATAAACGCGCTGACCGAGTCGTCGACGTCGAACCCCTCGGGGCCGATGTCTTCGCCCCACATCTCGACGTAGGCGTAATCCTCGCGGGTCCCGAACTGCGAGCGCGTCGTCCCCGAGACCTCGCTGATCGTTGGGAAATCGAGGAAGTGGAGCGCGAGATCGATGGCGTGGACGCCGATATCGATCAGCGAGCCGCCACCGGCGACCTCCTTCGAGGTGAACCACGAACCGCGGCCAGGGATGCCGCGTCGACGGACGTAGTTGGCCTCGATGTGCGAGAAGTCGCCGAACCGACCCTCGTTTTGGTACTCTTTGACTACCTCAACTGGGGCCGAAAATCGGTTGTTGAAGCCGACCATGCAGAATCCCTCGGCGGCGTGGGCCGCCTCGACGATTCGCTCGGCGCTTTCGAGGGTGTGGGCGAGCGGCTTTTCCAACAGCACGTCGCAGCCGGCTTCGAGCGCGGCGACTGCGTACTGCTCATGGAACCGGTTCGGCGTGGTGATGAGCACTGCGTCAGCGGTCTTCAGCAGCTCGGCGTCGTCTTCGTACGTCGATACATCATACTTTTCGCGGAAGTTCTTGCGGGCCTCGCCGTTGATGTCGACGCCGCCGACAAGCTCCGCTTCTTGATCTTCAAGTCGGTCCGCGTGGTGGTGTCCGATCCCACCGAGACCGACGATTCCTACCTGTACTGGTGTGTTTGTCGTCATTAGAATGTATTTACTACGGGTGTTGTTAAGATTCACGTTACCGTGATTGTCAGTGACGGTACCCAAAGTCACCTGTCGAGAGGCTCCGATCAGTCGTCGGTGCTGGGCTCGGCCTCCGATTCCGAGGCTACCGCTGGATCGGCAATTCCGTGGGAGATCGCCGTTCCCGACGCCGTATCGAAGAGGTGGACCTTACTTCGGTCCAAGACGACCTCCAGCTGTTCGTCCTCGCCGAGTGTGCTGTCGGGGTCCGTACTCATCAACAGCTGATCGTTGGCCTGTGCGGTATCCATCGAGGTTTCGGCAGCCTCGCTGAGGAGGAGGTAAATGAATATCTCGTCGCCCATCGGTTCGAGCACATCGGTCGTGACAGGCATCGCTACTGTCGGATCCGCGAGCGTGTGAGCCTTGCTCGATTCGTAGACATCCTCCGGTCGGATACCGAGTGTGATCGACGACCCTACCGTGACGCCGACAGTCGACGGGTCGAAGTCGACAGTGACGTATTCGGACTCGAAGCCGTTGTCCGTAATCGTCCCTTCGATGAAGTTCATCGACGGCGAGCCAATGAAGCCAGCAACGAACAGGTTTGCGGGTTCGTTGTAACAGACCAACGGTGGGTCGATCTGCTGGAGTTTGCCGGCGTTGATGACCGCAATCCGGTCGGACATCGTCATCGCCTCGGCCTGATCGTGGGTGACGTAGATGATCGTCGTATCCAGCTCCTTGTGGAGTCGCTGGAGTTCGGTTCGCATGTGGACACGTAGCTTGGCATCGAGGTTCGCCAGTGGCTCGTCCATCAGGAAGACGTCCGGGTTACGGACAATCGCCCGTGCGATGGCGACCCGCTGTCGCTGTCCGCCCGACATTTCCTCGGGCATCCGATCTTGCATGTTTTCGAGCTGGACGATGTCGGCAGCGCGGTCGACCCGGCGCTGAATCTCCTCGTCGTCGTATTTGCGGAGCCGGAGGCCGAAACTGATGTTGTCGAAGACGTCCATGTGAGGGAACAGCGCGATGTTCTGAAACACCATCGAGATCCCACGGTCCTTCGGCGGGAGGTTCGTGACGTCACGGCCGCTGATGCTGATCGTCCCCTCGGTTGGTTTCGTCAGTCCAGCGATGGTCTCCATCGTGGTCGACTTGCCACACCCCGAGGGACCGACAAAGGTGACGAACTCGCCGTCCTTGATGTCGAGGTTCATGTCGTCGACTGCCGTTACATCATCGTACCGCTTTGTCATGTGTTCGAGTTTAACGTTTCCCATTGGATTACTCCTTGAGTGCTCCCGCGGTGAGCCCGCTGACGATTTTTTCCTGTGCGACGACAACCAGTATGGCAACTGGTAGCACGCCGACGATACTCGCTGCGGCCATCACGTTGAACAGCACCTCGTATTGGCCCTGATACTGCAGAATCCCGTCGACGATGGGGGCCCAGTTGTCGGCGCTGCCGTCGGTCATGAGGAACGAGAAGAAGAACTCGTTGTAGACCGCGATGAACGTCAGCACGCCCGCCGTTGCGACGCCGGGGGCCGACAGTGGCATAATCACACGGAACAGCGCGCCGAGCCGTGTGGTGCCTTCGATCCGGGCGGCGTCTTCGAGCCCATCGGGGATCTGACTGTAGAACGTCGTGAGGATGAAGATCGACAGCGGCATGAAGATTGCACTGAACGGGACGACCATCGCGTACGGCGTGTTGTAGAGGCTGCCGTCGGCCAAGATTGGCCGCAAGATGTCTATGTTCGTGTTGAACAGATCGTTCAGCGGGATGAAGAACGCCGCTGGCGGGAAGAACGACACGATCAACACGAGCAGCATGAGCGGTCCCTTACCGGGGAACCGCAGTCGACCGAAGACGTAGCCCGCGAGGCTGGCGACGATGATGACGACAATCGTCGTCACCGTCGCGATCACGAAGCTGTTGAACATGTAGCGGTGGAACGGAATGATCGTAAACACCTCAAGGAAGACGCCGGGATTGGTCCCCATCGTGAGATCACCCTGCGCAAGCAGCGAGGGGTCGAAGCCAGAGGGGACAAGCCCGACGTCCTGGAGATTACGACGTGGCGTCAGTGCCACCATGAACAGCCAGTAGAACGGGAACAGCGTTGTGACGAGGAAGAAGATCGTCGCTGTGTAGAACAACGCTTTGTACGTCCGCTTTGGGTTTTTGATCGTTTTCGCGGCCCAAGCTTCGAACAGCCCGCGGTCGATCTCCGGTTCCTCGCTGTCGTCGTCGTTGGTGTAGACCTTTTGTCCGTCTGTTTGTTCGAGAGACATTACATGAACCCTCCTTCTGAGTCACGGAATTTCGCGAGGTAGACGGCGATGAAGACGCCGATTAGCGCTGCGGTGAGGAAGGCAACTGCAGCGGCCGTCCCGTAGATCCGGGTGCCGCCGAACAGGCCATCGATCACCAGACAGGTCATCGATGGGACGGTCGAACAGCTCGCCGTCGACTCGATGATGCCGTAGACGCGCATGGCGTCCATCGTCCGGAACAGCATGGCGACGATCAGTGCTGGCATCACGATTGGCAGGGTAATCAGCTTGAATCGCTGCCACGGGGTCGCCCCCGAGACTTTGGCCACGTCGTAGAGGCTGCGGTCGACGCTCTGGAGCCCTGCGAGGATCAACAGCGCCATGAACGCCGAGGTTTTCCAGATGTCGGCGACGAGCACGATGATGAACGAATCACGGCTCGATGCCAGTGGGTTGTCGCCGAACAGGCCGATCGACTGCATGATCTCGCTGCCGAAGCCGACGGTCGGCTGGAACATGAGGAAGAACAGCATCCCCTGAATGACGATTGGAATCGCCCACGGGAGGATGATGGCGACACGGACCCAGCGGCGGCCCTCGAACTCTTGGTTGAGGACCATCGCCTGACCGAAGCCGATGATTGTTTCGAACAGGACGCTCAGTATTGCAAACGCGAGCGTGACGAACAGTGCTTGCCTGAAAAACGGGGTCCCGAGTTCGAGAAACGGGAAGTCGGATGTGAGTGCAACGTCGATTACCTGTCGGCTGAGTCGCGTATCCCCAGTGAAGACGTCGATGTAGTTTTCCAGCCCGACGAACCCGCCGAGTGGCTCTGCACCACGGGTTTCGTCGGCCAGCAACGACATCCGTAACGTCGACAAGAGGGGATAGAACGCGACCAATGCCAACAGGAGGAAGCCGGGAATCAACAGCAGGTAGGCGTAGGCGGCCTCACTGAGGTTTTCCATCCAGGTAAGGAAACCACTGAAAACGCCACCGCTGTCGGCCCCGGTCTCGGCCGGTGAGTTGGTGTGGTCGGTTGCCATGCTAATAAGGAATTGTGAGTTGGTGGGTGGTTATCTGGTGTCGCTCTCTTCGAGTTCGGTTGCGAGGGTGCTCATTGCCTCCTCGGGCGTCTTCGTCTGGGTGTAGGCGTCGTGGACCTCCTGGTAGACCAGTGCCGACTGGTTCGGCCACAGGTCGGTCACGGGGCGTGGCACGGCCGTATCGGCCACGTACTGCAGCGTGTCGACGTAGCGGCCGATTGGGCCGACATCGTCTTCGGTAACGCCGTCGAGAACGCCCGGAATCGGCGGGAGGTTGCCGGCGGTCTCGAAGACCGTCAGCATGACCTCGTCGGAGGTCCACGCTTCGAGGACCTGTACTGCGTCTTCGGTCTTCTGTGAGTTGGGGTTCATCGTCAGATGCCAGCCACCGAGGGCTGCGCGGCTGCCACCGAGGCCGTCGTACTTCGATTCGCTTTCGGGGACACCGTACGGAAGCGGCATCACGTCGAAGTCGGTTCCGAAGGCTTCGACGTTGTTGGTGATCGCGTATGGCCAGTTGCGGTGGAACGCCGCGTTGCCGGAGGTAAACGGTCCGCGAGCGTCCTCTTCGGTCCACTGGACGATCGAGCTCGGAGCGATCTGTTCGTACCCCTCTGCGGCCTCCGGATCATCGCTGCCGTACATGAACGCACGCATCATGCGAATCGTCTCGATGACTGGTTCTTCCTCGACAGTTACGGGTCGCTCGCCAACCGGGCCGAAGAGGTTGTCGACGCCACCGAAGTACGCACCGCCGAAACTCGACATCGTCTCGTTGAACGTACAACAGGCCAGTCCCTCGTAGGCGGCTGCCTGCGTCGTAAAGCCGTACTCAACGCCGCTTTGATCCCGAACATCAGCGGCAACCTGCGAGAACTCCTGCCAAGACATTGGCGTGGTCGCCCAGTTGTTACCATCCGGGTTGTAGCCCGCGGCTTCGGCGAGGTCTTTCCGGTAGTGCATAACCGGGTAATCCGGGAAGATCGGCACGCCGTAGAGGTCTCCGGACATAGGGCTTTCGGCGGTCGCAACCGATGCCGAAAGGTAGTCGTTGCGGATGCGGTCGAGCACGTCGCTCGACAGCTGCTCTTCGAGATTTACGAGCTGCTCGCGCACGATGAACGGAATCGTCCACCCGCTGTCCATCATGAACAGGTCCGGCGACGACCGGCCAGCGTTGAGCGCCGAGCTGTAGGTCTGTCGACGGCTGTCGGTCTGGAAGTCTTCCTGAACGATCTCGACTTCGATGTCGGTGTCGAGACCAGAGTTTCGAAGTGCGCTGATGATCTCGTCGGACGCGTCGGCCATCACCGAGTCAGCCGAGACGACGACGGCGTCGCTGCCGCCGTTGCCGCCGGTGCAGCCAGCCAAACTAGTCGAGATTCCTGCCGCACTTGCTGCCTGTACGAATCGTCGACGGGAGACACCAGCGTTTGCCAGACCGTTTTCGTTTGAGTATTCCTTACCCATAGGAAAGAATATGATGGTTATTATTATATATAACTATGGGATCGGGTACAACAGGTGTAGTTAACAAATAGTGACCACATAGTTCACGATAAAAACCGCCGACAGCGAAGGGGCACGACGCTGTCGACAGCCGTCAAATCGGGCCGAACAACCCGTGATAAGTATTACTCAGCAGTAATGAACATTCGATTCAGGCAGCTCAGAACGAAGGCCACGGGGCGTGACCTCGAGGCGGTTCACGGTTGCTTTTCGGCCCGTTCAACCGTGATCTGTATTGCTTCGATCTCTTCGATCATCGCGCCCCAGCCGCCGACCGTGTACGTGCCATCATCCGTTTCGAGGGTGAATGAGGCTTCCCCTGCGAGGTGGGACAACGATGTTAGATACGTTTCGTCTTGGGTTTGCCCAGCGTAGGTGACATCAGTAACGGTTCCACGAAGCGAAATTTCGTGGCCGGTCACAGTCTCGATACCGTTGACAGAGACATCGATCTGCATGCCGTCTTCAAACAACGGGACGATTGTTCGCAGACAGTGGCGAATATCGACATACGAGATGGGAAGCTCCTCGTTGCGTGCCGAATAGATACTCTCGTAGCCCTCCCAGAGGTTCGTCAAAAAGTACCAGTAAAACACGTACGTATGTGTCATATCGTTGACTATCACGCCGTACTCGTTGGTCGACCGTCCGTGTGGCGAAAAGCAGGTCCACGACCGGTCGATCAATGCAATAAACGGCGACGGTGCCGACCGGGTTCGGACTTCGGTCGCGGTCCGCGAGAAGGAGTCGGTCGATGGAAGCTCCATCTCTCGGTCGAGCGAGGGGACGAGACACACCTTCACGTCGGCACCACGGTCGAGCGCACACTCGAGGGCATCCTCCAGTTCGTAATACTGGTCGATTGTGAGACCCACGTTGACCTGTGTCTCGGCGTTGCGAATCAACTGCTCGGCCTGTGCCAACACCGTATCGAGTCGCTTGACAATGCTTACTCGGTGTTCGTCGATATCCGGCCGGTCCCACCGGTCTTCGATCTCTTCGGCCGCCGTCTCGAAGCGGTTGGCTCGTTGCCGGAGATCAGCAAGCACGTCGGCTGGGTCGTGGGCCCGAGCGTGTAAGCTGTCCTGTTGATAGGTCTCGATATACTCCGCCTCTTCGAGCCCACGGAGTACATCGTAAATTCTCGCATCAGGGACGGAACTGGCCTTGGCGATTTGAGTCGCTGATGCCGATCCGAGACCGAGCAACGTCACGAAGGCGTCGGCCTGATACGGTGACAACCCGGCATCCTCCAGCGTCTCGATAAGCTCCTCACCGTTCATACCGCACCGTTAGGGCTCGCATCCGTCGAATAATCAATCATCTATGTGATCGTAATACAGCCATTACAAAAATGTTGCCTTCAGCGTACTGTCCGCGTTTTAATTCCAGATGGTCGACAGTACGTGATTTCGGATGGTCGACAGTACGTGATTCCGGATGGTCGACAGTCTAGGTCCGGATTCGACCGTGACTCTGACTA
This sequence is a window from Halohasta litchfieldiae. Protein-coding genes within it:
- a CDS encoding TrmB family transcriptional regulator; translated protein: MNGEELIETLEDAGLSPYQADAFVTLLGLGSASATQIAKASSVPDARIYDVLRGLEEAEYIETYQQDSLHARAHDPADVLADLRQRANRFETAAEEIEDRWDRPDIDEHRVSIVKRLDTVLAQAEQLIRNAETQVNVGLTIDQYYELEDALECALDRGADVKVCLVPSLDREMELPSTDSFSRTATEVRTRSAPSPFIALIDRSWTCFSPHGRSTNEYGVIVNDMTHTYVFYWYFLTNLWEGYESIYSARNEELPISYVDIRHCLRTIVPLFEDGMQIDVSVNGIETVTGHEISLRGTVTDVTYAGQTQDETYLTSLSHLAGEASFTLETDDGTYTVGGWGAMIEEIEAIQITVERAEKQP